The Kineococcus endophyticus genome includes a region encoding these proteins:
- a CDS encoding cysteine desulfurase family protein yields the protein MTADHRAYLDHASTTALRPEALQAYVAETARGAGNPSSLHSAGRRARVAVEESRETLAELLGARPGEVVWTSGGTESDNLALTGLYRARRDADPVRRRIVLAATEHHAVLDCVEWLEAREDAVVTWVPVDATGLVDPAVLAEVLGDGADVALVSLMWANNEVGTVQPVAAAAETAHAVGVPLHTDAVQAVGHLPVDFAASGADLLSLSAHKFGGPVGTGALLVKRGTTLVPLQQGGGQELGVRSGTLDAPGARATAAALRAAAGGLPAEAQRLAALRDRLLAGVSQVPGAVVRGAAPGPGRLPGNAHVTVEGCEGDSLTYLLDAAGVECSTGSACQAGVPQPSHVLLAMGLSPAEAAGALRFSLGWTSTEADVDAAVAALGPAVERARRASGSRAGRAHRRRPALAGGA from the coding sequence CTCGACGACCGCCCTGCGGCCCGAGGCCCTGCAGGCGTACGTGGCCGAGACCGCCCGCGGCGCGGGCAACCCGTCGTCGCTGCACTCGGCCGGGCGCCGCGCCCGGGTGGCCGTGGAGGAGAGCCGCGAGACGCTGGCGGAGCTGCTGGGAGCCCGTCCGGGCGAGGTCGTCTGGACCTCCGGGGGCACCGAGAGCGACAACCTGGCCCTCACCGGGCTGTACCGGGCGCGGCGCGACGCCGACCCGGTGCGTCGGCGCATCGTCCTGGCCGCCACCGAGCACCACGCGGTCCTGGACTGCGTCGAGTGGCTCGAGGCGCGCGAGGACGCCGTCGTCACCTGGGTCCCCGTCGACGCCACGGGCCTGGTGGACCCGGCGGTCCTGGCCGAGGTGCTCGGGGACGGCGCGGACGTCGCGCTGGTCTCGCTCATGTGGGCCAACAACGAGGTCGGCACCGTCCAGCCCGTGGCCGCCGCCGCCGAGACCGCCCACGCCGTGGGGGTGCCGCTGCACACCGACGCCGTCCAGGCCGTCGGCCACCTGCCGGTCGACTTCGCCGCCTCCGGGGCGGACCTGCTGTCGCTGTCGGCGCACAAGTTCGGCGGGCCCGTCGGCACCGGTGCGCTGCTCGTCAAGCGCGGGACGACGCTCGTGCCGCTGCAGCAGGGCGGCGGGCAGGAGCTGGGCGTGCGCTCGGGCACCCTCGACGCGCCCGGCGCACGCGCGACCGCGGCGGCGCTGCGCGCGGCGGCCGGCGGCCTGCCGGCCGAGGCGCAGCGGCTCGCCGCCCTGCGCGACCGCCTGCTGGCCGGGGTCTCGCAGGTGCCCGGGGCCGTCGTGCGGGGGGCGGCGCCGGGGCCGGGGCGCCTGCCGGGCAACGCGCACGTCACCGTCGAGGGCTGCGAGGGGGACTCCCTGACCTACCTGCTCGACGCGGCCGGCGTGGAGTGCTCGACGGGCTCGGCCTGCCAGGCCGGTGTCCCGCAGCCCAGCCACGTGCTGCTCGCGATGGGCCTGTCGCCGGCGGAGGCCGCGGGCGCGCTGCGGTTCTCCCTCGGCTGGACGTCCACCGAGGCCGACGTCGACGCGGCCGTGGCCGCGTTGGGGCCGGCCGTCGAGCGGGCGCGCCGGGCCAGCGGTTCCCGGGCCGGCCGGGCCCACCGGCGGCGCCCGGCCCTGGCGGGGGGCGCCTGA
- the mnmA gene encoding tRNA 2-thiouridine(34) synthase MnmA, giving the protein MRVLAAMSGGVDSAVAAARAVEAGHDVVGVHMALNRNPGTLRTGSRGCCTIEDSLDARRAADLLGIPFYVWDLSEDFVEDVVEDFVAEYAAGRTPNPCVRCNERIKFAALLDKGIALGFDAVATGHYAQVRTGPDGSAELHRAADEAKDQSYVLAVLDADQVAHAMFPLGDAPTKAQVREEARRRGLPVADKPDSHDICFIPDGDTRGFLADKLGEVPGQIVDESGEVLGDHTGTYGFTVGQRKGLGISRPAPDGRPRYVLSIEPVRRTVTVGPAERLAVSGLHAVDPVWTCPPPQGPVEVHVQVRAHGEAVAAVVEPVGDGISVALRTSLTGVAPGQTVAVYRGTRVLGSATIAGTSTGSSPGSSARTS; this is encoded by the coding sequence ATGCGCGTCCTGGCCGCCATGAGCGGGGGAGTGGACTCCGCGGTCGCCGCCGCCCGCGCCGTCGAGGCCGGGCACGACGTCGTCGGCGTCCACATGGCGCTCAACCGGAACCCCGGGACGCTGCGGACGGGGTCGCGCGGGTGCTGCACGATCGAGGACTCCCTCGACGCCCGCCGCGCCGCGGACCTGCTGGGCATCCCGTTCTACGTGTGGGACCTCTCCGAGGACTTCGTCGAGGACGTCGTCGAGGACTTCGTCGCCGAGTACGCCGCGGGCCGGACCCCGAACCCGTGCGTCCGGTGCAACGAGCGCATCAAGTTCGCCGCGCTGCTCGACAAGGGCATCGCGCTGGGGTTCGACGCCGTCGCGACCGGCCACTACGCGCAGGTGCGGACGGGCCCGGACGGCAGCGCCGAACTGCACCGCGCCGCGGACGAGGCGAAGGACCAGTCCTACGTGCTCGCCGTCCTCGACGCCGACCAGGTCGCGCACGCGATGTTCCCTCTCGGCGACGCCCCGACGAAGGCGCAGGTGCGCGAGGAGGCGCGCCGCCGCGGGCTGCCCGTGGCGGACAAGCCGGACAGCCACGACATCTGCTTCATCCCCGACGGGGACACCCGCGGGTTCCTCGCCGACAAGCTCGGGGAGGTTCCCGGGCAGATCGTCGACGAGTCCGGCGAGGTCCTCGGCGACCACACGGGGACGTACGGCTTCACGGTGGGGCAGCGCAAGGGCCTGGGGATCTCCCGGCCCGCCCCCGACGGCCGGCCCCGGTACGTGCTGAGCATCGAACCGGTCCGCCGCACGGTGACCGTCGGCCCGGCCGAGCGGCTGGCCGTGAGCGGCCTGCACGCCGTCGACCCGGTGTGGACCTGCCCGCCGCCGCAGGGGCCCGTCGAGGTCCACGTGCAGGTGCGGGCCCACGGCGAGGCCGTTGCGGCGGTCGTCGAACCCGTGGGCGACGGGATCTCCGTGGCGCTGCGCACGTCGTTGACGGGCGTCGCGCCGGGGCAGACGGTCGCCGTCTACCGGGGGACGAGGGTGCTGGGTTCGGCGACCATCGCGGGGACGTCCACGGGGAGTTCGCCGGGAAGTTCCGCGCGGACCTCCTGA